The following coding sequences are from one Triticum aestivum cultivar Chinese Spring chromosome 5A, IWGSC CS RefSeq v2.1, whole genome shotgun sequence window:
- the LOC123107375 gene encoding uncharacterized protein, which yields MAKARRRRVPAFGEWNYNYHHHEQQALPPAVVAPAACYATQEPEPEACSDVWFRYSPAPRKPTPKKQARRRHEGDVSREHSKASWDASRRVVRPVDGDLYQVPPPELASHRRPTKKWSLWMGCLGLSSCVAS from the exons ATGGCG AAGGCGAGGAGGCGTCGCGTGCCGGCGTTCGGGGAGTGGAACTACAACTACCACCACCACGAGCAGCAGGCACTTCCGCCGGCCGTTGTTGCACCGGCCGCGTGCTATGCCACgcaggagccggagccggaggccTGCAGCGACGTGTGGTTCAGGTACTCGCCGGCCCCGCGCAAACCCACGCCCAAGAAgcaggcgaggaggcggcacgAGGGCGACGTGTCCCGGGAGCATTCGAAGGCGTCCTGGGACGCTTCCAGGCGGGTGGTGCGCCCGGTCGACGGggacctgtaccaggtgccaccgCCGGAGCTCGCCTCCCACCGGCGGCCAACGAAG AAGTGGAGCCTGTGGATGGGATGCCTGGGCCTCAGCTCATGCGTCGCCTCCTGA